The Bacillota bacterium sequence TGGAATGTTTTTTTTATCACTTTCACACCTCGTCACTAAAACTTTTCCAGGCATTAGGCATTGCTGACACTATTATCATTTGTTGCAAGTAGCATTTACTGTCGGAGGGTAAGAACCGTTTCTATCTAGCCTAATTGGGCGGTTACTTTGATTGATCGGGCTATCGGTTCTTACCCTTTTCAATTTTGAACTCTTAGTAACGGCCTCTGTTAAGCCCGTCTCTGATCGCACTGGTAATCTTGGTTCCCCGCATCGTGGCTGAGGTCCAAACATCAACATCTGCAACAACTTCACCGCTTGCTTCCACATCAGAAGCAGCAACTTCAGGTGAATCAACCAAAATACCAATTTCTGTGATGTTTTTTCCTTCCAGCCATCCGACTAATTGCTGGTACTGACCGGACAAATTTTCAACATCCATCTGCGGCCATGCGTTTTCAGGATTCTCGGGATCCAGGAAATCATTGCCTCCGAAGAAGAGGGTTCTAAGCGAGATTTCTTCAATCACATTGTCTTGCAGGTAAAATTCTATACTAACCTGTTGGACCTTTCTGTCATGATAGGTGCCCCGGTACCTGCCATCCGGATATATTCCTTTTTCTTCGGCCGGTAAAACAAGCCCCGTTGTTTCTGCTGGTGACGAACCCTGACCTCCGGGGTCGGCCGTATCCTGGATCCCGCATCCTACGATTAATAAAGAAATGGCTGCCACAAATACGATAATTATGAAAAATAACAGATTGCGTTTCACTACCTTTGAACCTCCTTCATTTTTTTATTGATGCAGTTAATAACTGTTTATACAACCAATCTTTGACTATCATCTTTCATCTTTTTTGCGTGCCTGGAATCATTTTTGTTTATTTCAGAATTTATACAATTTAATAACATTTAGGAAAGTTATAACGCTCACAAGGACGTGTAAAAAATATATTAACGAAAACATATTTAATAGATTGAAGAAGCTGCGACAAAGTCCATCGCCTGGACTACTCCTTTAACAACAGCCTCGGAAGAAACAGTTGCCCCGGTTATAATATCGATCTCGGCCATGATGATACCTTCAAGTTCCTGTTCGACATCACTGGGCATGAAATTTGAAATTCCCCGAAATTGTCCGAGGAACAGATCGCCTGCTATTTTATCACCTATACCAGGTGTTTCTTGATGCTTTAGAATAGCCACATTTTTTACCTCACCCACAAAATCGACCAAAGTTAAAATCTCGATAGCATCTCCGTTAAACCCTTTCGACTCATTCAAGACTACTGCG is a genomic window containing:
- a CDS encoding FMN-binding protein, encoding MAELQQQVVKKTNWFKTGLRYVLVLTVLGALSGLTLSITNQLTEPIIAANEHERLMAMLEKMMPEADEYKLVTMENGADIYFGVKNREVLAAVVLNESKGFNGDAIEILTLVDFVGEVKNVAILKHQETPGIGDKIAGDLFLGQFRGISNFMPSDVEQELEGIIMAEIDIITGATVSSEAVVKGVVQAMDFVAASSIY